A window of the Vespula vulgaris chromosome 6, iyVesVulg1.1, whole genome shotgun sequence genome harbors these coding sequences:
- the LOC127064655 gene encoding axotactin isoform X5 codes for MTRREKRIFGILVLLNVLGEVPANLTASSESESIEETIAITTTKKPIPERCLVKQDQGPCKHYVHKWSFHKSDGKCKIFPYGGCLGNENRFNSEAECLHYCVGGPDHTLPPYLVTKGSVFVTTSVPTSSTPPTTTSSTPRPTFAPPQPTRPPVPKEKRGKELTFMESGYEKTFMFAQSNTFIQLDGSGIKTFQLRLCREISFKFRTKLPHGLLVYHSVKDRPESLEPYALYVIVEKGQLKVVHVFGKKSTSLTVGEGLNRDEWHSVLVRIDVHGAKLIARVDEKQAETSLEVLERVVNYGVSEELASVVLIGGLSSEERLHGVKYIIESFVGCIRDMVLSSGKSASDLLPILPLIATKHENVKEGCIDKCWTRENLCFMSDQCVNHYNSLTCDCFGTKYEGERCDVYTATILTLRGSSYVSFRVYDWKDRVHSSVNKISLAFKTKFDDSALFYASGEIDGTPHYVAASIMNGSVYVELDFGHDSKIAAVLGDYVTSDHWNNLTIFHNGSLIFVSLDEEVKVLEIPGENYNMIIDPEIYIGGGPELHKKKGLVSYNNFVGSLKYVFFNDKSIIYELKRSNPMVHYIGVLEPEYYEADVEVIPITYPFAGSHIWWPIEKTDSLKLNFDFKSSKPIAVVASGDVKSNRGLGYWELRLVNDEIRFQLIPVSIENITVSTAVKFPTYNTSWHAVELNYTKGELNILIDYRNKQSKLFAMTFELGDKVIIGSGKGNAGLVGCMRDIQVNGQKIEPRYIINTERVVGEVALDNCQFVDPCKRPNTCEHGGKCSVKEDRITCDCTDTGYIGKNCHFADNKKTCEELALLGYTQDDVYTIDIDGNGRFPPASVKCEFQSIEDSTKTIVEHNLPSQVDVRSISESDFSFSIKYRQFTAEMLQELISHSLYCSQYVKYDCYKAPLELHSATWFLGSKGTTVDYIGNVNRGSCPCGMNRTCVSSNLSCNCDVSSGNAGKWLSDEGYYETPDALGITGMVFLQQRDLEEDAQGRITLGPLECVETNTQKYVVTFTTSQSYIEVPGWRKGDIAFSFRTTGEKAILLYQPPIRSNYPSFMVALTSEYRLTFNFTLNTGTIRDLEVNSQRKLNNGEWQKIWIDYNDYHVRFMINTDYEMVDLLPEEEFGPFEGSMFIGGATAEHLKTSSVRQGLIGCFRGLVVNGEILDIHSYMSVHLSEIIKDCKPSCQPNKCQNGARCVELWSNFECVCENRWAHQGTFCETNINNKALTFTSPGAFLKKNYFGSDDDGEKILLKSMFERNILINLRTYDTHSLILYANDHLNNFVHLYISNGTSIVYLFNAGNEIKNITVQHSGVNTGISVQIAIIHGEKSTTLHVNDYNITLNATPILLDSYSNKPWINPEKEVLAPQRPPAPPTDYFQMNLGGFDPDDLLRVGKEGNLTQGYVGCLRGLMIGEYHVDLPNLASEANHEGSKGVLPNCQMKCDAMPCKNLGICTEDFGRQESSCNCELTSYFGEHCADEKGADFSGESVLQREFDLEGEVKQVKVQLAFSTNELRQRTTALLLLQTENKRSYYLLVALTSEGQLIFEEDTEGVAYGVRLNDRNFLNGARHSVYYVRENNTTMLLIDREHVQLLPIPILSLGDYYDTPGSTEIQLGGLNTTDSRFAAYKGYTGCLSNVVISINGGPIMKPLEEYMLFTKQGSETVRATIPAGVRSAQCAVFHAQPRGLEPQRNDSVGHDRGWVEDPPERILYKSQYSDATQEEQDAGTYIFIALCCLFVGAVIGCIYEVWRSARKDRRRRRSAAAAASKSPSPSGSQRWQPQQYTDSLVTTTGIKTIGFKITDDEKRPNGTHMKATAKEYKPLPNTEPKELMNDKKVHIKADEEPEKKELLGSMEDLREEPELEECEEEEDENEEKTELTEEDDQEEQDEDNKKDDDEEEEEKEEEEEEEGEEEKDDSQEDEVLLKSVRDTSRRMSLIDNPLLNEEKGLLQTNFSVTGINEIKTECIPTINNVNTNASQTTTNIKKDPPKRPMSLDLSVPIVFKKPHGEARFEKVTARLIDPRDNMFKT; via the exons ATGACCAGACGCGAGAAGAGGATCTTCGGGATCCTTGTCTTGCTGAACGTCCTTGGAGAGGTTCCAGCGAATCTCACAGCCTCCTCGGAATCAGAATCGATCGAGGAGACAATAGCAATCACTACGACGAAGAAACCAATACCAGAGAGATGCCTTGTGAAACAGGATCAAGGACCTTGCAAGCATTACGTACATAAGTGGTCTTTTCATAAAAGCGATGGGAAGTGCAAGATATTTCCTTATGGTGGTTGTTTAGGGAATGAAAATAGATTCAACTCTGAAGCAGAATGTCTTCACTATTGTGTCGGTGGTCCTGATC ACACGCTACCCCCTTACTTGGTAACAAAAGGCAGCGTATTTGTGACAACGAGCGTTCCGACGAGCAGTACACCACCCACGACCACATCAAGTACTCCTAGGCCAACGTTCGCACCACCCCAACCAACGAGACCACCAGTACCAAAGGAGAAACGAGGAAAG GAATTGACGTTCATGGAATCAGGATACGAGAAGACGTTCATGTTCGCACAAAGTAACACTTTCATACAACTCGATGGCAGTGGGATAAAGACCTTCCAATTGAG ATTATGCCGTGAAATATCATTCAAATTTCGAACTAAATTACCACACGGCTTGCTCGTCTACCACAGTGTGAAAGATCGTCCAGAGAGTTTAGAACCTTACGCACTTTACGTGATCGTTGAGAAAGGTCAGTTGAAGGTAGTACACGTGTTCGGAAAGAAATCAACCAGTCTGACCGTTGGCGAAGGACTTAACAGAGACGAGTGGCACAGTGTTCTGGTTAGAATCGATGTTCACGGAGCGAAACTTATTGCAAGGGTCGACGAAAAGCAAGCGGAAACTAGCTTAGAAGTTCTCGAACGTGTCGTCAATTATGGCGTTTCCGAGGAATTGGCATCCGTTGTTCTTATTGGAG GATTGAGCTCAGAGGAACGTCTACATGGTGTTAAATACATCATAGAATCTTTTGTCGGCTGCATCAGAGACATGGTCCTTAGTTCCGGCAAGTCGGCAAGCGACTTGTTGCCTATTCTACCATTGATCGCAACGAAGCATGAAAATGTGAAGGAGGGTTGCATAGACAA GTGCTGGACAAGGGAAAATCTTTGCTTCATGTCCGATCAATGCGTCAATCATTATAACAGCCTGACATGTGACTGCTTTGGAACGAAATACGAAGGCGAACGTTGTGACGTCTACA cCGCCACGATTTTAACATTGAGGGGATCATCGTACGTGTCCTTTCGAGTTTACGATTGGAAAGACCGTGTTCATTCCTCGGTGAACAAGATCAGCTTGGCTTTCAAG ACAAAGTTCGACGATTCAGCATTATTTTACGCATCTGGTGAGATCGATGGTACACCGCATTACGTAGCAGCGTCCATCATGAACGGTTCAGTTTACGTTGAATTAGACTTCGGTCATGATTCCAAAATTGCTGCGGTTCTTGGCGATTACGTAACGTCCGATCATTGGAACAATTTAACTATCTTCCACAATGGTTCCTTGATATTCGTGAGTTTGGACGAGGAAGTTAAAGTACTCGAGATACCTGgggaaaattataatatgattataGATCCTGAGATATATATTGGCGGTGGGCCAGAACTTCATAAGAAAAAGGGCTTGGTGtcgtataataatttcgtag gaTCGTTAAAATACGTATTCTTCAACGACAAGTCGATCATCTACGAATTGAAACGATCTAATCCTATGGTTCATTACATCGGTGTGCTAGAACCAGAGTATTACGAGGCCGACGTCGAGGTCATTCCCATTACGTACCCTTTCGCAGGAAGTCACATTTGGTGGCCTATTGAGAAAACGGATTCTCTTAAGCTCAACTTTGATTTTAAAAGTTCCAAACCAATTGCGGTGGTTGCATCGGGAGACGTGAAGAGTAATCGTGGACTTGGTTATTGGGAG cTTCGTTTGGTTAACGACGAAATACGTTTTCAACTGATACCCGtctcgatagaaaatattacggTATCAACCGCTGTTAAATTCCCAACTTACAATACCTCCTGGCATGCCGTAGAACTAAATTACACAAAAGGCGAGCTAAACATTCTAAttgattatagaaataaacagAGCAAACTCTTTGCTATGACTTTTGAATTAGGTGATAAGGTAATCATTGGAAGTGGCAAGGGTAACGCTG GTTTGGTAGGTTGTATGCGAGATATTCAAGTAAATGGTCAAAAGATAGAGCCCAGATACATCATAAATACTGAAAGAGTTGTCGGTGAAGTAGCTTTGGATAACTGCCAATTTGTTGATCCATGTAAAAGACCAAACACTTGCGAACACGGTGGTAAATGTTCTGTGAAAGAAGATCGGATCACTTGTGATTGTACGGATACTGGATATATTGGAAAGAATTGTCATTTTG cagataataaaaaaacttgtGAAGAATTAGCGTTGTTAGGCTATACTCAAGACGACGTTTACACGATTGACATCGATGGAAATGGAAGATTTCCACCTGCTTCAGTAAAATGTGAATTTCAATCTATCGAAGACTCAACCAAGACGATCGTAGAACATAATTTACCATCCCAAGTCGACGTCAGATCCATCTCCGAATCAGACTTTTCGTTTAGTATTAAATACAGACAATTTACTGCAGAGATGCTTCAAGAACTGATCTCTCACTCGCTTTACTGTAGTCAATATGTGAAGTATGATTGTTACAAAGCACCCTTGGAACTTCACAGTGCAACTTGGTTCCTTGGTTCCAAAGGAACAACCGTTGATTACATTGGAAATGTTAACAGAGGTTCTTGTCCATGTGGCA TGAATAGAACTTGTGTCAGCAGCAATTTGAGTTGCAACTGTGATGTGTCATCTGGAAATGCTGGCAAATGGCTCTCCGATGAAGGTTATTATGAGACACCAGATGCGTTAGGTATCACCGGTATGGTATTTTTACAACAAAGAGATCTCGAAGAAGATGCTCAAGGCCGTATTACTTTAGGACCATTGGAATGTGTCGAAACAA ACACACAGAAATACGTTGTAACATTCACGACCTCACAATCCTATATCGAAGTGCCAGGTTGGCGAAAAGGTGATATCGCTTTTAGCTTTCGTACAACAGGAGAGAAAGCTATTCTTCTTTATCAACCACCAATTAGAAGTAATTATCCATCGTTCATGGTAGCACTGACATCAGAATATCGACTAACTTTTAACTTTACTCTCAATACTGGAACTATTCGAGACTTGGAAGTAAACAGTCAACGCAAATTAAATAACGGAGAGTGGCAGAAGATTTGGATCGATTATAACGATTACCATGTTAGATTTATGATTAATACTGATTACGAAATGGTAGATTTGTTGCCCGAAGAAGAGTTTGGTCCATTCGAGGGTTCCATGTTCATCGGTGGTGCTACAGC AGAACATTTGAAGACTTCATCGGTCAGGCAAGGATTAATTGGATGTTTCCGAGGTCTTGTTGTAAATGGTGAAATCTTGGATATCCATAGTTACATGTCGGTACATCTCtctgaaattattaaagattgTAAACCTTCTTGTCAACCTAACAAGTGTCAAAACGGTGCAAGGTGTGTCGAACTTTGGAGTAACTTTGAATGCGTTTGTGAGAACAGATGGGCTCATCAGGGAACTTTCTGTGAAACAA atatcaataataaagCTTTGACGTTTACTTCACCGGGTgcttttctaaaaaaaaattattttggcTCGGATGACGATGGAGAGAAGATATTGTTGAAGAGTATGTTCGAACGAAACATACTAATCAATCTAAGAACTTACGATACTCACTCACTGATACTTTATGCTAACGATCACTTAAACAATTTTGTACATCTTTACATCTCGAATGGCACTAGTATCGTGTATCTCTTCAATGCAgggaatgaaattaaaaatattactgtGCAACACTCAG GTGTTAACACAGGAATATCAGTACAAATAGCCATAATTCATGGAGAAAAGTCTACGACCCTTCACGTgaatgattataatattacattgaaTGCAACTCCTATACTTTTAGATTCTTATTCTAATAAACCTTGGATTAATCCTGAAAAGGAAGTGTTAGCACCTCAAAGACCACCTGCACCACCAACAGATTATTTCCAA ATGAATTTAGGAGGTTTCGATCCAGACGACCTTTTAAGAGTCGGAAAAGAAGGTAATCTAACACAAGGATACGTAGGATGTCTTCGAGGATTGATGATTGGCGAGTATCACGTGGATTTACCAAACTTAGCCAGCGAAGCTAATCACGAAGGTAGCAAAGGTGTCCTTCCCAATTGTCAGATGAAATGCGATGCTATGCCTTGTAAAAACCTGGGTATATGCACAGAAGATTTTGGAAGGCAAGAATCCTCTTGCAATTGCGAATTGACTTCTTATTTTGGTGAACATTGTGCCGATG AGAAAGGTGCCGATTTCAGTGGCGAGAGTGTACTACAACGTGAATTCGACCTCGAGGGAGAAGTGAAGCAAGTGAAAGTACAACTAGCTTTTTCAACGAACGAACTACGGCAGCGAACAACGGCGTTGTTGCTCTTGCAAACAGAAAACAA AAGAAGCTATTACCTACTCGTGGCCTTAACATCGGAGGGTCAACTCATCTTCGAAGAGGATACCGAAGGCGTAGCTTATGGTGTACGTCTCAACGATAGAAACTTCTTGAATGGAGCTAGGCATAGCGTTTATTATGTACGAGAAAATAACACGACCATGCTTTTG ATCGATCGTGAACATGTACAACTTTTACCAATCCCAATACTCAGTTTAGGCGATTACTATGATACTCCAGGATCGACCGAGATTCAACTTGGTGGATTGAATACTACTGATTCTCGATTTGCTGCTTACAAAGGGTACACTGGTTGCCTTAGta acGTTGTTATCTCGATCAATGGCGGACCTATAATGAAACCGCTCGAAGAGTACATGTTATTTACTAAACAAGGCAGTGAAACTGTAAGAGCAACGATACCTGCTGGCGTCAGGAGCGCACAATGTGCTGTTTTCCATGCACAACCACGAGGTCTAGAGCCTCAAAGAAATGACAGTGTT ggACATGATCGAGGATGGGTCGAAGATCCCCCAGAAAGGATTCTCTACAAATCTCAATATTCTGATGCTACTCAAGAGGAACAAGATGCAGGGAcctatatttttatagcttTGTGCTGTTTATTCGTCGGTGCCGTGATAGGATGTATTTATGAAGTATGGCGAAGTGCAAGAAAGGATAGGAGACGTCGACGAAGTGCAGCAGCTGCAGCTAGTAAATCACCGAGTCCGTCGGGATCACAAAGGTGGCAACCTCAACAATACACCGATTCGTTGGTCACGACGACTGGTATTAAAACTATTGGCTTTAAAATTACTGATGATGAAAAAAGGCCAAATGGTACTCATATGAAAGCTACTGCTAAAGAATACAAACCACTGCCTAATACAGAGCCTAAGGAATTAATGAATGATAAAAAGGTTCACATAAAAG CAGACGAGGAACCAGAGAAAAAGGAGCTGCTAGGG TCAATGGAGGATCTAAGAGAAGAACCAGAATTAGAAGAatgcgaagaagaggaagacgagAATGAGGAAAAAACTGAATTGACGGAAGAGGATGATCAAGAAGAACAGGATGAGGATAACAAAAAGGATGatgatgaggaagaagaagaaaaagaagaagaagaagaagaagaaggagaagaagaaaaggatgatAGTCAAGAGGACGAGGTCCTCTTGAAGTCGGTAAGAGATACGTCACGGAGAATGTCCTTGATCGATAATCCATtgttaaatgaagaaaagggaCTCCTTCAAACGAATTTTTCCGTGACTGgcataaatgaaattaaaaccGAATGTATACCAACTATTAATAACGTTAATACGAATGCTAGCCAAACTACTACTAATATTAAAAAGGATCCACCAAAACGACCAATGAGTTTAGATCTTAGTGTTCCTATTGTGTTCAAAAAGCCACACGGAGAAGCTCGTTTTGAAAAAGTTACGGCAAGATTGATCGATCCTCGCGATAATATGTTCAAAACTTAG